A single window of Polaribacter sp. SA4-10 DNA harbors:
- a CDS encoding peptidoglycan DD-metalloendopeptidase family protein, producing the protein MNTENYNIFLNEISEKPLPVIDVEISFNSYIDISLSESNNDLMSFNTSSSEEWEKYITSFLEKSNAEIAFGGYLEKRNLYDRSDYFKNQLENEKRNIHLGIDLWCKENTKVLAVLEGEIHSFKFNNNYGDYGPTIILKHEINKITFYTLYGHLSKESIQNINVGDKILQGDVLAFLGDSSVNGDYAPHLHFQIIKDLQDNCGDYPGVSSSENIDFYKNNCPNPNLLLKL; encoded by the coding sequence ATGAATACAGAAAACTACAATATTTTTTTAAATGAAATTTCAGAAAAACCTTTACCAGTAATTGATGTTGAAATTTCTTTTAACAGCTATATTGATATTAGTCTTTCTGAAAGCAATAATGATTTAATGAGTTTCAATACTTCTTCATCGGAAGAATGGGAAAAATACATTACTTCATTTTTAGAAAAGAGCAATGCTGAAATAGCTTTTGGAGGATATTTAGAAAAAAGAAACTTATATGATAGAAGTGATTATTTTAAGAATCAATTAGAAAATGAAAAGCGAAATATTCACTTAGGTATCGATTTATGGTGCAAAGAAAATACTAAAGTTCTTGCGGTTTTAGAGGGTGAAATTCACAGTTTTAAATTCAACAATAATTATGGCGATTATGGTCCAACTATTATTTTAAAACATGAAATCAACAAAATCACTTTTTATACACTTTATGGTCATTTATCTAAAGAATCTATTCAAAATATAAATGTTGGTGATAAAATACTGCAAGGAGACGTTTTAGCTTTTTTAGGTGATTCTTCTGTAAATGGTGATTATGCTCCACACTTACATTTTCAAATTATTAAAGACTTACAAGATAATTGTGGTGATTATCCTGGAGTTTCTTCCTCAGAAAATATAGATTTTTATAAGAATAATTGTCCAAATCCTAATTTACTATTGAAATTATAA
- a CDS encoding helix-turn-helix transcriptional regulator, which translates to MINKNILNNIKFGEIIGVKYSVIITYVTGKVNPKNNTLILISEKFNVSCDALLKTDLSTAKNLADYVGKFGVI; encoded by the coding sequence TTGATTAATAAGAATATACTTAATAACATTAAGTTTGGTGAAATTATAGGAGTTAAATATAGTGTGATTATAACCTATGTAACTGGTAAAGTAAATCCAAAAAATAATACGCTAATTTTAATATCAGAAAAATTTAATGTAAGTTGTGATGCACTGTTAAAAACAGATTTAAGCACTGCAAAGAATTTAGCAGATTATGTAGGTAAGTTTGGTGTAATATAA
- a CDS encoding carboxypeptidase-like regulatory domain-containing protein codes for MQRIIFTLCLLVVSISTFSQNDSIRVTNLKGQIIHAGNKRALSAAHILNLNSVQGSITNDRGFFQLPARTNDTILVSYLGYASIKLKVTNDLLKGNELVIGLYEKPEEIKEVVIRSTKLIGVLEVDVKQVPKDRFTRIHINGLPQTYEVGKPKGKDFSSPIAALFQPVDFLYNLFGKKPKQLKKLQKLKKEDNLRKMLAGKFDREVMMEYLEMDRQELSELLTDCNYSEYFIKKASDLQMIEAVLDCYENYKALKIGKIERNKIPVKN; via the coding sequence ATGCAAAGAATTATATTTACTTTGTGCTTATTAGTGGTTTCTATAAGTACATTTTCTCAGAATGACAGTATACGTGTAACTAATTTAAAAGGGCAAATTATTCATGCAGGTAATAAGCGTGCTTTAAGTGCTGCTCATATTTTGAATTTGAACTCTGTTCAAGGATCAATAACTAATGACAGAGGTTTTTTTCAGCTTCCAGCAAGAACAAATGACACTATTTTAGTTTCTTATTTAGGATATGCTTCTATTAAATTAAAAGTTACTAATGATTTATTAAAAGGAAATGAATTAGTAATTGGTTTATATGAAAAACCAGAAGAAATAAAAGAAGTTGTTATTAGATCTACGAAACTTATTGGAGTTTTAGAAGTTGACGTAAAACAAGTTCCTAAGGATAGATTTACTAGAATCCATATAAATGGGTTACCTCAAACTTATGAAGTTGGAAAACCAAAAGGAAAAGACTTCTCCTCTCCTATTGCTGCACTATTTCAACCTGTAGATTTTTTATATAATCTCTTTGGAAAAAAACCAAAACAACTTAAAAAATTACAGAAATTAAAAAAAGAAGACAATTTACGTAAAATGCTTGCTGGTAAATTTGATAGAGAAGTAATGATGGAGTATTTAGAAATGGATAGACAAGAACTTTCTGAGTTATTGACTGACTGTAATTACTCTGAGTATTTTATAAAAAAAGCTTCCGATTTACAAATGATTGAAGCTGTACTTGACTGCTATGAGAATTATAAAGCGCTAAAAATTGGAAAAATTGAGCGTAATAAAATTCCAGTTAAAAATTAA